Proteins co-encoded in one Microscilla marina ATCC 23134 genomic window:
- a CDS encoding RNA polymerase sigma factor: MQMVHDEMLVNKARNGDRKAFNHLVNLWNNRIYNFTYKYFNDHDLAMEATQRTFIAVYKNLQKLEQPARFRSWLYRIASNNCHEEERRNKRRWTVSLFKSAQKAGEEAPPWGKYEKDTNRFANPDQQYQKTELEQVLHRALKELSEEQRIVVIMKEYEGLKFKEIAEALAISENTAKSRMYYGLNALRKVLNKWNINKETIHYES, translated from the coding sequence ATGCAAATGGTGCATGACGAAATGTTGGTGAATAAGGCACGCAATGGAGATCGGAAGGCATTTAACCATTTGGTAAATCTGTGGAACAATCGCATTTATAATTTTACTTATAAATACTTTAACGACCACGATTTGGCAATGGAAGCTACCCAACGCACTTTTATTGCGGTGTACAAAAATCTGCAAAAGCTGGAACAACCCGCCCGTTTTAGGTCGTGGTTGTATCGCATAGCCAGTAACAACTGTCACGAAGAAGAACGCCGCAACAAACGCCGTTGGACTGTATCTTTGTTTAAGTCAGCGCAGAAAGCAGGGGAGGAGGCACCACCTTGGGGCAAATACGAAAAAGACACCAACCGTTTTGCCAACCCTGACCAACAGTACCAAAAAACTGAACTTGAACAGGTATTGCACCGGGCGCTCAAAGAGTTGAGCGAAGAACAACGCATAGTAGTCATTATGAAAGAGTATGAGGGGCTTAAGTTCAAAGAGATTGCCGAAGCATTAGCCATCTCAGAAAATACCGCTAAATCAAGAATGTATTATGGTTTGAATGCGCTCAGAAAAGTATTGAACAAGTGGAACATTAACAAAGAAACTATACACTATGAATCATAA
- a CDS encoding anti-sigma factor family protein: MNHKSYTPDEATLMAYFYDELKGAERQQVEAYLVENPEAQATLEEMRSTQSIMGKLSDKEAGQPLILIDENNAFAATPIAQTPAPKAKLMTMGFARTLIGVAAAIVLVFLMGALTNLQIKSGNEGLAISFGKEATQPTVKPRKVPPTIINKGIDRQEVEKLLSAYMASYGDSLSDKLGGLENKIVRQNQRLKALPTRKKVASNQRFSITEVQMMLDNLKKDHLKTMVDLIRLSNKNQKDYVGRAIADYARYVDDQRESDLKNIHLSIRTLADNTNSKQLQSDRLLAKVIEKVNRKSAVDDVTKR, translated from the coding sequence ATGAATCATAAAAGTTATACACCCGATGAAGCTACATTGATGGCTTACTTCTATGATGAACTGAAGGGGGCAGAACGACAACAAGTAGAGGCTTACCTTGTTGAAAACCCTGAAGCTCAGGCAACGCTGGAGGAAATGCGAAGTACCCAAAGTATCATGGGTAAACTGAGCGACAAAGAGGCAGGGCAGCCGTTGATTTTGATAGATGAAAACAATGCTTTTGCCGCTACGCCTATAGCGCAAACACCTGCCCCAAAAGCTAAACTGATGACGATGGGTTTTGCCCGCACCCTGATTGGGGTGGCAGCAGCTATAGTGTTGGTGTTTTTGATGGGGGCGCTCACCAACCTGCAAATAAAGTCGGGCAACGAAGGGCTTGCCATCAGCTTTGGCAAAGAAGCTACCCAGCCAACGGTAAAACCCAGGAAAGTGCCTCCCACTATTATTAACAAAGGCATTGACCGCCAAGAGGTAGAAAAACTATTGTCGGCTTATATGGCGTCTTACGGCGATAGTTTGTCGGATAAACTGGGTGGACTGGAAAACAAAATTGTACGACAAAATCAGCGATTGAAGGCGTTGCCCACACGAAAAAAGGTAGCCTCTAACCAAAGGTTTAGCATTACTGAAGTACAAATGATGTTGGATAACCTAAAAAAAGACCACCTAAAAACAATGGTTGATTTGATCAGGTTGTCTAACAAAAACCAAAAAGATTACGTGGGCAGAGCCATTGCCGACTACGCCCGCTATGTGGACGATCAGCGTGAAAGCGACTTGAAAAATATTCACCTGAGTATTCGTACCCTTGCCGATAATACCAACAGTAAACAATTGCAAAGTGACCGATTGCTGGCAAAGGTGATAGAAAAAGTAAACAGAAAGTCAGCCGTTGATGATGTGACCAAACGTTGA
- a CDS encoding carotenoid oxygenase family protein — translation MSEQTTIPTRPLVSSTRETLNLTLEVKSGTLPNDLCGYVYINTPNGTVNSALPYPKTHPDGKPNQEYSSPLLGGGGYIFKFDLTQPGTITLKAKLLKPPSYYADKATKYGTTGHTLLGFKNLGIARLSFVLGAAEQIATAIVPVKFKNDQATRLLATADLGRAYEFNPKLLNVTQPIGQLSDYVAATPAIVPWIFKLIQGTAHPTFDPVTQELFTVNYTKSVKTLLQASGLWPLLQSAPETVEQLLEECIDELEEKNTHSKNKLSFEDFVEHLEKKLSQKQSKLQEAAQSVKTHVEVNQSIFDKIKAFFIHLINKIFGKEAKALEEKVEDTIVESIESSTSIEDEVYLLRFSDTKTHDRWKVVDENGDNIKILQCMHQTSISKDYVLLIDAAFKLSLDVLMNNPFPNNEKLNRFLRQITTQPQLANTPLYIIKRADLIAGNETVVAKSLTLKPEFIHFTANYSNDNQLITIYTASNAAACLAEWVRCYDELMPGTPIEEGTEGILCVGSMDVGRVGKIVIDAETATIKEEIMTYETGNPDKNGGTAPHTWLSGFYTFRDFISAEQPVNEIKNIYWQFGALEKRRLTKFIFDLYKDYPNRIVPAEDIEKYSEQGVPLQIARLNTDTMKLEDYYQYPDNYTLGAIQFVPKKTATPGVEPSMDGYLFTTMINGIEEAGDHINYLREVWIFDASNLAQGPTCVLTHPDFDFGFTLHSLWINDIGGDDLADHLSTDIVDEYQHLIDGVPPQHKAAVQAIFEKEVFPNFTSK, via the coding sequence ATGTCGGAACAAACCACAATCCCTACAAGACCACTAGTCTCCTCAACTCGCGAGACCCTCAATTTAACTCTGGAAGTAAAGTCTGGTACACTGCCCAATGATTTATGCGGCTACGTATACATCAACACTCCCAATGGTACTGTCAACTCTGCCTTGCCTTATCCCAAAACCCACCCTGACGGCAAACCCAACCAAGAGTACAGTTCGCCGCTTTTGGGTGGTGGTGGCTATATTTTTAAGTTTGACCTTACCCAGCCAGGCACAATCACCCTGAAGGCAAAGCTGCTAAAGCCCCCTTCTTATTATGCAGACAAGGCCACCAAATATGGCACCACCGGACACACACTGCTTGGTTTTAAAAACCTGGGCATCGCCCGATTATCTTTTGTATTGGGGGCTGCCGAACAAATAGCTACCGCTATAGTGCCCGTAAAATTTAAAAATGATCAGGCTACGCGTTTGTTGGCTACCGCCGACCTGGGCAGGGCTTATGAGTTTAACCCCAAGCTACTAAACGTTACCCAACCCATTGGGCAATTGAGCGATTATGTAGCTGCCACTCCTGCCATTGTTCCCTGGATTTTTAAACTCATTCAAGGTACTGCTCACCCTACCTTTGACCCTGTCACCCAAGAACTTTTCACGGTAAACTATACCAAGTCGGTAAAGACCTTGCTTCAGGCTTCGGGGTTATGGCCTTTGTTGCAAAGTGCTCCTGAAACAGTAGAACAGCTATTGGAAGAATGTATAGATGAACTAGAAGAAAAAAACACCCACAGCAAAAACAAGCTTAGCTTTGAAGATTTCGTTGAGCACCTGGAAAAAAAACTTAGCCAAAAACAAAGTAAGCTTCAGGAAGCCGCCCAATCGGTCAAGACTCATGTAGAAGTAAACCAAAGCATATTTGATAAAATAAAAGCGTTTTTTATTCATCTCATCAATAAAATATTTGGCAAAGAGGCAAAGGCACTGGAAGAAAAAGTAGAAGATACCATTGTAGAATCTATAGAGTCAAGCACGTCTATAGAAGATGAGGTGTACCTGCTTCGCTTTAGCGACACCAAAACCCACGACCGATGGAAGGTGGTAGACGAAAATGGGGATAATATAAAAATTCTTCAATGCATGCACCAAACCAGCATTAGCAAAGATTATGTGCTCTTGATTGATGCAGCCTTTAAGCTTTCGCTGGATGTGTTGATGAATAATCCCTTTCCTAACAACGAAAAGTTGAACAGGTTTTTGCGACAAATTACTACCCAGCCTCAACTTGCCAATACTCCTCTATACATTATCAAGCGTGCCGACCTGATTGCAGGCAATGAAACCGTGGTAGCCAAAAGCCTGACACTCAAACCTGAGTTTATTCATTTTACGGCAAACTATAGCAATGATAATCAACTGATTACAATTTATACTGCGTCCAATGCAGCGGCTTGTTTGGCCGAGTGGGTCAGGTGTTATGATGAACTTATGCCGGGCACACCTATTGAAGAAGGAACTGAGGGTATTTTATGTGTGGGGTCGATGGATGTAGGTAGGGTAGGAAAAATTGTCATTGATGCTGAAACGGCTACCATTAAAGAAGAAATCATGACCTATGAAACCGGTAACCCAGACAAAAACGGGGGTACTGCACCGCATACGTGGCTTTCGGGGTTTTATACATTCAGAGATTTTATTTCTGCCGAACAACCAGTCAACGAAATCAAAAATATTTATTGGCAATTTGGCGCCCTGGAAAAACGCCGACTTACCAAGTTTATTTTTGACTTATACAAAGATTACCCTAACCGCATAGTACCTGCCGAAGACATAGAGAAGTACAGCGAACAGGGAGTACCCTTGCAAATTGCTCGTTTGAATACTGACACTATGAAACTAGAGGATTATTATCAATATCCTGACAACTATACCTTAGGCGCTATTCAGTTTGTACCTAAAAAAACGGCTACTCCGGGGGTAGAGCCCAGCATGGACGGCTACTTGTTTACGACTATGATCAATGGGATAGAAGAAGCAGGCGATCATATTAACTACCTGCGTGAGGTATGGATTTTCGACGCCAGCAATCTAGCCCAGGGACCTACTTGTGTATTGACTCATCCAGATTTTGACTTTGGTTTTACACTACATTCTTTGTGGATAAATGACATAGGAGGGGATGATTTGGCAGACCATTTGAGCACTGATATAGTAGACGAATATCAGCATTTGATAGATGGGGTACCCCCTCAACATAAAGCTGCTGTACAAGCTATTTTTGAGAAAGAGGTATTTCCGAATTTTACTTCAAAATAA
- a CDS encoding AAA family ATPase, whose protein sequence is MKNIANYQITDTLYKSDKTSVFLASNEENDQFVLKTTTNPYPSPEELKRFEREFKISQDLEMPGIPKALSLIPQGNSLAILQEYIAAPTLGNVIKTQKLSVRQVLQIAIYLASTLEKVHKKNVIHKDLNCNNILLNPETYQPTIIDFDIATQLSTEKTDIGNVNNLQGTLPYISPEQTGRMNRSIDYRTDLYSFGVVLYEMLTGNLPFQGKEQMEIIHAHIALKPKPPHLINSEIPPFLSEIVLKLLSKNAEDRYQSAKGLKSDLSDCLENLDNNNAHQLVLGKGDYSDKFQISQKLYGREQEREKLLSAFDKTCEEGNAQLVLIKGYSGIGKSVLIQEIQKPITQKNGYYIKGKFEQFQRNIPYLAIIQAFDVLIDHILTESQQKLTKWKNDLLTALEGNGQVMVDVIPKLELIIGEQAPVEKLPSTETQNRFNYTFENFIKVFTQKEHPIMLVIDDLQWADNASLQLLELFLKNAQNQYLFIVGSYRDNEVDQTHPLTATLKEISKYAEIQSIALSNLRIEHIQSIVADTLKTDIESTESLAQLIFNKTEGNPFFINQFLTSLYQDGLLFFDYTHYQWQWNDAKIKSQDMTDNVVELLVKKIEKLPAQTIDLLKVAAAFNNQFDKEALLAFYPESSLEEIETALNEALKEQLILSNQKGYKFQHDRIQQASYSLIAPENIAQVHLNIGQTLLDNTPEELLEQEVFSVVNQLNKAQSLITTPASIDKLRQLNFKAAQKATSATAYNSAINYLNTAYDLLPTAPWENLYDFTFLLHKELIEAEYLNGNFDKVEEYAQSTLQNAHTSVEKADIYNTLIIQATLQAKYTEAIEAGKKALELLDFGIPADTDLEAAIGAGFGAVAQHLGERKVSSIVDAPDAEVAEDILVAKILSNMASPAYLSNPNLWTFIIVQATALGLKKGNVPELSTIYSSYGILCGVVFSDYTTGYEYGELAYKLSEKYNNLQQKCNSCFVLGSFLIYPVKPAHHIMPVLKEGEQLGFQSGELQFATYNTMIAPNVSFIKGDDIQTFIEHSEANLYISLKYQNSFATDIILPMYGLANALSDSVYTPPNHLPQEFDTILELTTKNQTFVSIYMSHLYQAIAYLVMNDTNNAIKSTNEALNWLPYNVGNAQYMSTQFYYPLIQLQQVKQMPDKKEEVLNQIKDFIDKLKLLSELNPADFHNKYLLIKAEIAQIKGEHLEAMDYYEEAINKGQAQGLTFENAIAAQMAALFYESINKHRIAQVYWQQSHQAYNIWGASKKVSQLEQMYPFLLKGNTGYKDSQTIVTTTGKSGNIGKKLNFDTILKASQMLSEEVVLSSLLEKMMATLIENSGAQRGFLFLYNQDQPYLEAAVDVSTQAITTLQSIPLEQVNAQEVILSEEIVNYVVRTKQTLVLNDASNEGQFTHLPYISTTHTKSLLCTPLLKTGHIVGILYLENNLSTGAFTSQHLEVLNILSSQMAISVENALLYENLEDKVKERTKQLNIAYQQIKQKNDDITASINYGQRIQAAILPNTQRIKSILDDCFILFKPRDIVSGDFYWFNQKDDKVIIAAIDCTGHGVPGAFMSMIGHALLSEIVSVKNIVTPSQVLTQLDKGIQALLKQDKTKNRDGMDLALCVWDKTNKVLTFAGAKNPLVYIQNNTIHAIKGNKFSIGGEVRKTEVTFEEHSINIDAPTCCYIASDGYQDQFGGQEDKKFMRKRLKNLLLDIHSQDMDSQKNILDQTLQEWTGAKHQTDDVLVIGFKVE, encoded by the coding sequence ATGAAGAATATAGCGAACTATCAGATTACCGACACGCTTTACAAAAGCGATAAAACGAGTGTATTTTTGGCTTCCAATGAGGAAAACGATCAATTTGTGCTAAAAACTACCACCAACCCTTACCCTAGCCCCGAAGAACTCAAACGCTTTGAGCGAGAATTTAAAATTAGCCAAGACCTGGAAATGCCAGGCATACCCAAAGCACTGTCTCTTATTCCGCAAGGCAACAGCTTGGCTATATTGCAAGAGTATATTGCGGCACCTACGTTGGGCAATGTCATCAAAACACAAAAGCTCAGTGTAAGACAAGTGTTACAAATAGCCATTTATTTGGCCTCTACTCTTGAAAAAGTGCACAAAAAAAATGTGATTCACAAAGACCTGAATTGCAACAATATTTTGCTCAACCCTGAGACTTATCAACCTACCATTATTGATTTTGACATTGCTACCCAGCTTTCGACAGAAAAAACCGATATAGGCAATGTAAACAATCTACAAGGTACCCTTCCTTATATTTCGCCAGAGCAAACCGGCAGAATGAACCGTAGTATTGACTACCGAACCGATTTGTACTCGTTTGGCGTGGTGTTGTACGAAATGCTTACAGGCAATTTACCTTTTCAGGGCAAAGAACAAATGGAAATTATCCACGCCCATATTGCCCTCAAGCCCAAACCACCTCATCTTATAAATTCAGAGATACCCCCGTTTTTATCTGAAATTGTACTTAAGTTGCTTTCTAAAAACGCCGAAGATCGCTACCAGTCTGCCAAAGGGCTAAAAAGCGATTTATCAGACTGCCTGGAAAACCTGGACAACAACAATGCTCACCAACTTGTATTGGGCAAAGGCGATTACTCTGATAAATTTCAGATTTCGCAGAAATTATACGGAAGAGAACAAGAGCGCGAGAAGCTATTGTCGGCTTTTGACAAAACATGTGAAGAGGGCAACGCACAGCTGGTACTTATCAAGGGGTATTCGGGCATAGGTAAGTCGGTATTGATACAGGAAATACAAAAACCTATTACCCAAAAAAACGGGTATTATATCAAAGGTAAATTTGAACAGTTTCAAAGAAATATACCTTACCTTGCTATTATTCAAGCTTTTGATGTATTAATAGATCATATACTTACTGAATCTCAACAAAAGCTCACAAAATGGAAAAACGACTTGTTGACAGCCCTAGAGGGTAATGGACAAGTAATGGTAGATGTAATACCTAAATTAGAATTGATTATAGGCGAACAAGCTCCGGTAGAAAAACTCCCTTCTACTGAAACCCAAAACAGGTTTAACTATACATTCGAAAACTTTATCAAAGTATTTACTCAAAAGGAGCACCCCATTATGCTTGTCATTGATGACTTGCAGTGGGCAGATAACGCCAGTTTGCAATTGCTTGAGCTGTTTTTGAAAAATGCCCAAAACCAATATTTATTCATTGTAGGGTCTTACCGCGACAATGAAGTTGATCAAACTCACCCTTTGACAGCTACCCTCAAAGAAATAAGTAAATATGCTGAAATACAAAGCATTGCGTTGTCGAACCTGCGTATTGAACATATACAGTCTATTGTAGCTGATACGCTTAAAACCGACATCGAATCGACCGAAAGTTTAGCCCAGCTCATTTTTAACAAAACAGAAGGGAACCCATTTTTTATCAATCAGTTTTTAACTAGCTTGTATCAGGATGGCTTATTGTTTTTTGACTATACACACTATCAATGGCAATGGAATGATGCCAAGATAAAGTCGCAAGACATGACGGATAATGTAGTGGAGTTATTGGTCAAAAAAATTGAAAAACTGCCTGCCCAAACCATTGATTTACTGAAAGTTGCCGCTGCCTTTAACAACCAGTTTGACAAAGAAGCACTGTTGGCATTTTACCCGGAAAGCAGCCTGGAAGAAATAGAAACAGCACTCAATGAAGCGCTCAAAGAACAATTGATTTTGAGCAATCAGAAGGGGTATAAGTTTCAACACGACCGCATCCAACAAGCCTCTTATTCTTTAATTGCCCCAGAAAATATAGCTCAAGTACACCTCAATATTGGTCAAACATTGCTGGACAATACCCCCGAAGAACTACTGGAACAAGAGGTTTTTAGCGTGGTCAATCAATTAAATAAAGCTCAATCGCTTATTACTACTCCTGCTTCTATTGACAAACTCAGACAGCTCAACTTTAAAGCTGCCCAAAAAGCCACCAGTGCTACCGCTTATAATAGTGCTATAAATTACCTGAATACAGCCTACGATTTACTCCCTACGGCTCCATGGGAAAACTTATATGATTTTACGTTTTTGCTACACAAAGAGCTTATCGAGGCAGAATACCTTAACGGAAACTTTGACAAAGTGGAGGAATACGCACAAAGCACCCTCCAAAACGCGCACACTTCGGTTGAAAAAGCCGATATTTACAATACACTGATCATACAAGCCACCCTACAGGCAAAGTATACAGAAGCTATAGAGGCTGGAAAAAAAGCCCTAGAGTTGCTCGATTTTGGTATACCAGCAGATACCGACCTGGAAGCAGCCATTGGTGCCGGGTTTGGGGCTGTAGCACAGCATTTGGGAGAACGAAAGGTTTCCAGCATTGTGGATGCTCCAGATGCTGAAGTAGCTGAAGATATTTTGGTTGCCAAGATCTTGTCTAATATGGCCTCGCCTGCTTATTTGTCTAACCCTAATTTATGGACATTTATCATTGTACAAGCTACAGCGCTTGGGCTCAAAAAAGGCAATGTACCTGAGCTTTCTACCATTTATAGTTCTTATGGAATTTTATGTGGAGTAGTTTTTAGTGATTATACCACGGGGTATGAGTACGGAGAGCTTGCCTATAAGCTAAGTGAAAAATACAATAATCTTCAGCAAAAGTGTAACTCTTGTTTTGTGTTGGGCTCTTTTCTAATATACCCTGTAAAGCCCGCCCACCATATTATGCCTGTATTAAAAGAAGGAGAACAACTGGGTTTTCAATCGGGCGAACTGCAATTTGCCACTTACAATACTATGATTGCTCCTAATGTAAGCTTTATAAAAGGCGATGACATTCAAACATTTATAGAGCATAGTGAAGCTAATTTATACATTAGTCTAAAGTACCAAAATAGCTTTGCCACAGACATTATTTTGCCTATGTACGGCCTGGCAAACGCTTTGTCAGACTCGGTATACACGCCTCCCAATCACTTACCCCAGGAGTTTGATACCATACTGGAGCTTACTACTAAAAACCAAACGTTTGTAAGTATCTATATGAGTCACCTGTATCAAGCAATTGCTTATTTGGTGATGAATGATACAAATAACGCCATAAAAAGCACAAACGAGGCCTTAAATTGGCTCCCTTACAATGTAGGCAATGCTCAGTATATGTCTACCCAGTTTTATTACCCGCTTATTCAACTGCAACAGGTAAAACAAATGCCGGATAAAAAAGAGGAGGTACTGAACCAAATCAAAGATTTTATAGACAAACTAAAGTTATTGAGTGAGCTTAACCCGGCAGATTTTCATAATAAGTACTTACTGATTAAAGCCGAAATAGCACAAATAAAAGGCGAGCATCTGGAAGCCATGGACTACTATGAAGAGGCCATCAATAAAGGGCAGGCACAAGGCCTTACTTTTGAGAACGCCATTGCGGCACAGATGGCTGCTTTGTTCTACGAAAGTATCAACAAACACCGCATAGCTCAGGTATATTGGCAACAGAGCCATCAGGCTTATAATATATGGGGGGCAAGCAAAAAAGTAAGCCAGCTAGAGCAAATGTATCCCTTTTTGCTCAAAGGAAACACGGGCTATAAAGACTCTCAAACTATAGTAACTACTACAGGTAAATCGGGAAACATTGGCAAAAAACTCAATTTTGATACTATTCTCAAAGCGTCACAAATGCTTTCGGAAGAGGTGGTACTATCATCATTGTTAGAAAAAATGATGGCAACCCTCATAGAAAATTCAGGAGCCCAACGAGGCTTTTTGTTTTTGTACAACCAAGACCAACCTTATTTAGAGGCTGCCGTAGACGTAAGCACTCAAGCCATTACCACCCTACAGTCGATTCCGCTGGAACAAGTAAATGCTCAGGAAGTAATTTTGTCGGAAGAGATCGTAAACTATGTGGTGCGTACCAAGCAAACCCTGGTGCTAAACGATGCCAGTAATGAAGGACAATTTACCCACTTACCATACATCAGTACCACCCATACAAAATCGCTTTTATGCACCCCTTTGCTCAAAACAGGTCATATTGTAGGTATTCTTTACCTTGAAAACAACCTCAGTACAGGCGCATTTACCAGCCAACACCTGGAAGTGCTCAATATCCTGTCTTCTCAAATGGCTATTTCAGTAGAAAATGCCCTCTTATATGAAAACCTGGAAGATAAAGTAAAAGAAAGAACCAAACAGTTAAATATTGCCTATCAGCAAATCAAACAAAAAAATGATGACATTACCGCCAGTATCAATTATGGACAGCGAATACAAGCCGCTATTTTGCCCAATACCCAACGTATAAAAAGTATTCTGGACGATTGTTTCATTTTATTTAAACCACGTGATATTGTATCTGGTGATTTTTATTGGTTCAATCAAAAAGACGATAAAGTAATTATTGCGGCTATAGACTGCACCGGACACGGAGTACCAGGGGCGTTTATGTCTATGATAGGTCATGCACTGTTAAGTGAGATAGTATCGGTAAAAAACATAGTGACACCTTCACAGGTATTGACCCAGCTGGATAAAGGGATTCAAGCGCTGCTTAAACAAGATAAAACCAAAAACCGTGATGGAATGGACCTTGCCCTGTGTGTTTGGGACAAAACCAATAAAGTACTTACGTTTGCGGGTGCCAAAAACCCATTGGTGTATATACAAAACAATACGATACACGCCATCAAAGGCAATAAGTTTAGCATTGGTGGAGAGGTTAGAAAAACCGAGGTCACGTTTGAAGAACATAGTATAAACATAGACGCCCCTACTTGCTGTTATATAGCGTCTGATGGGTACCAGGATCAGTTTGGAGGGCAAGAAGATAAAAAGTTTATGAGGAAACGCCTAAAAAACCTATTACTTGACATACACTCTCAAGATATGGATAGCCAAAAAAACATCCTTGATCAGACCCTTCAGGAATGGACAGGTGCTAAGCATCAAACAGATGATGTACTGGTAATAGGTTTTAAAGTAGAATAA